Genomic segment of Dactylococcopsis salina PCC 8305:
TGTCGCGATCGAAATTTAATTGGGATTCAATCGGATTTAATGGGAGCGCAAGCATTAGGAATCCGCAATATTCTCGCTCTTACAGGTGATCCCGTGAAGGCTGGTGATCATCCCAAAGCAAAAGCTGTATTTAACTTAGAGTCGGTTCGCTTATTGAAGCTCATTCAAAAACTTAATGAGGGAACAGATTTTAATGATAAGCCTCTTACTGATGGCGCGTTAGACTTGTTCGCAGGAGCGGCGGTTGATCCACAATCTGATAGTTGGTCAGGGTTGCAAAGACGCTTTGAGCAAAAGGTGAAAGCAGGGGCGCAATTTTTCCAAAGTCAAATGCTCACTGATTTCGATCGATTAGAGAAGTTTATGGATGAGGTGGCTTCCCCTGCGAAGAAACCGATCCTCGCTGGAATTTTCTTGTTTAAGTCGGCAAAAAATGCCCGTTTTATTCAGAAATATGTGCCTGGGGTTCATATTCCTGAAGAAATTATCGAACGCCTCGATCGTGCTAGTGATCCCCTCCAAGAAGGGATTAAGATCGCAGCAGAACAAGTTCAAACCGCTCGTCAACTCTGTCAAGGGGTTCACATGATGGCGGTAAAAAAAGAGGAAGCGATTCCATCCATTCTTGATTTAGCTGGGGTGAAACCTGTGGAAGGGGTGAAACTTCCCACCGCAGCGACTCGCTAAATAATCAGGTTCAATTGTTCCTGTAATTAGAGCGCCATCGATGCGATCGGTGGCGTTGTTCAGTTTTTATACCATTTTGGAAAAGTAGTAGTAGGGTTTGCCTTGCCCACCCTACAAGATATAATTCAGTATTATGTTAACTCGTTTAGTTTTAGTTTTAGTTTCTAGCAGCTTGTTCCTGACGCTGAGTAGTTGTAACCGAAATAATTCTCCAGAAATTATTCGTCCCCAACCGCTACCACAAGATGAACTCATTAAAGTCTATTTTAATCAGAATCAAGCGGAAGGAGCAAACTATACTGATCCGTATCGTAACATCGATCGAAGCGGTGATAATTTAGAACAGATTATTATTAACAACATTGAAGACGCACAAGACACGATCGAAATCGCAGTTCAAGAATTTCGCCTCCCTAAAATTGCTCAATCTTTAGCAAAAAAACAGCAAAATGGAGTTAACATTAGGGTGATCATAGAAAATGATTATCGTCGCCCTTTTAGTGATTATTCTCCAGAGGAAATCAAGCAATCAACAGGACGAGAAAAAAATAGTTTACAAGCTGGATTTAATTTTATTGATCTCAATAGAGACGGAATCATCAGCCAAGAGGAAAGTAAAAAACGAGATGCTTTAATCATTTTAGAAAATGCAGGAATCCCCATTCTTGATGATACGGCGGACGGAACAAAAGGAAGTGGTTTAATGCACCACAAATTTATGATTGTCGATGGAAAGATCAGCCTTGTTGCTTCCAATAACTTCACTCTCAGTGGGATTCATGGTGATTTAGAAGCCCCTAATACAAGAGGAAATGCAAATAATTTAGTCACTATTCGTAACAGTGAATTAGCTTCGATTTTTCAAGAAGAATTTGATTTAATGTGGGGAGATGGTGTCGGGAAAAAGCCTGATAGTGTTTTTGGAGTTAAGAAGGGAAATCGGATGTTTCCACCGATTTTAGTGGGTGAAAGTGCTGTTTCTGTTCACTTTTCTCCCCTTTCTAAAACCCAGTCTTGGCAAGATAGCAGTAATGGTTTTATTGGTGAAAAGTTAGCCAAAGCAGAAACTTCTGTAAATTTCGCTTTATTTGTTTTCTCTGAGCAGAAAATAGCCGACATTTTAGCGAAAGGTTATGAAAGAGAAGTAAACATTAAGGGATTAATTGAGCCTAGCTTCGCTTATCGTTATTATAGTGAAGGTTTGGATATGTTGGGAGTGGCTTTAGCCCGCAATTGTAAGTTTGAAAAAAATAATAATCCCTGGGAGGCTGCGATTTCTACTGTTGGGATTCCTCAACTTCCTGAAGGCGATTTATTACATCATAAGTTTGCAGTTGTTGATGAAAAAGTAGTGATTACTGGTTCTCATAATTGGTCAGCTTCCGCCAATTATCAGAATGATGAGACAGTTTTAGTGATTGAAAATCCCACAGTAGCGGCGCATTATCAACGGGAATTTGAACGCTTATATGATCGATCGGTTTTAGGGATTCCCCAATGGCTACAAGAAAGAGTTAAAGAACAAGAAAAAGAATGTTCTTAGGAGGATAATTGATCACCGAGTTTCTCACGAGTTGCTTCGATTTTAGTTTCTAATTGGGTTTCGGTTTTAGTTGATAGGTTCATCGCTTCATTATAAGCCTCGATCGCCGCTTGATATTCTTCTTTTTTCACTAAAGCATCACCGCGACGTTCCCACGCGGAAGGTTGATCCGTGTCAACCGCGATCGCTCGATCGTATAATGCAATAGCGCGGTCATAGTTTCCCGCTTCTAGTGCTTCATTTCCTCTTAACTCCCAAGCGCGATAATGAGCGCCACGAGACAACAATTGCGTGTTTATTTGTTCATTATTAGCGGTAAAAGTTTGGTTTTTTGCTTCACCCCCGATCGCGCTAAACTGAGGAGTAATTAGCACACTGACACCGAAGATAAAGGGAATTAGTTTTCTCATATCAACCTCCATGGGTTGTTTTTCTTATCTATAATTCAACTGTAGAACAATCCCCCTTGAACACACTTCCCTCAATCTGTAGGGATTCTCCTCTCTCAAATGGATGATTTCTCTCACCAACTTCATCCACCCTATCCAAAGAGATGGGGAAGATGGGGGAGATGGGGGAGATGGGGGAGAAAAATCGCTCTCTTGTCTTCCTTGTCTTCTTCTCTGTTCCCTGTTCCCTTGCTTTAACCAAGATATTGTACTTTTTCAGGAGGCACTAATTAGTCAAAAAGTAAAATTAAAAGTATCGATCAAGTTATGAATTTAATATTATGAATTATCCTTTTTATATTGTTGATGTTTTTGCGGTTGCTAAATATACGGGAAATCAACTCGCTGTGTTTCCTCAAGCTGATCAAATTAGTGACCAGCAAATGCAAGAGTTTGCTAAAGAAATTAATTTTTCAGAAACAACATTTATCACCACTTCTTCTCCCACTGAAAACGAATATGATGTTCGGATTTTTACGCCTAATCAAGAACTTCCCTTCGCTGGACATCCTACTTTAGGAACAGCTTATATTATTCGAGAATATTTGATGTCGAAACAGGAGAAAGAAAACCAAGCTGAGATTACACTTAATTTAAAAGTTGGGAAAATTCCTGTCAGATTAGAAACAACTGAACAAGGGGAAGAAGTGCTTTGGATGCAACAAAATCAGCCTGAATTTGGTCAAAGCATTTCCCCAGAAACGATCGCTACGGTTTTAGGAATTTCTGAAAAGGATATTAATCCTAATTTTCCCATTCAGGAAGTCTCAACAGGGATTTATTTTTTGATCGTACCCATCAATCGTTTAGAAGTCTTAAAACAAATTAAAGTTAACTTAGAACAATATTACCAGTTAATTTTTTCTCTGAAAGCGAAAAGCATTCTCGTGTTTTGTCCTGAAACTTATTCCCCAGAAAATGATTTATGTGTTCGCGTATTTGCGGATTATTTAGCAATACCAGAAGACCCCGCAACTGGAAGCGCTAATGGTTGTTTAGCCGCTTATTTATTTAATAATAATGTTTTTCCTATTCAAGGAAATAGATTAGAAGTTAAGGTGGAACAAGGATATGAAATTAATCGTCCTTCTCTCCTTTTTTTACAAGCAAGTGAAGACAAAATTAAAGTGGGTGGACAAGTAAAAACGATCGCGCAGGGAAATTTTATTTAATGGCAAAAAAAGATTAAAGCCAATTTTCTTCTTCCGTATCTGCTGGACGATAAACCTTTCTTTGCTGATGATTTTTACGAGTTTTTTCAAACAGTAATTCTTCGGTTAAATCCCATTTTGCTAATAAATCATCCAGATCTCTCTGTAGGGATTTTGCACCAGGAAAACTTTTATAACGAATGCGTAAACGGGCTAATTCTGCTAAATTGTAATCGGTTATGTCTTCTTGAAACATCTGTTCAATGATGGCGTGGTCTTCCTTTTCTCTAGGATGTTTTTGTTCAGGAATTTCAGTCATATGTCTAAATGTTGTCTATTTGTCGGAATTACAACTCTTGATTTAATTTATTTAGCGCCACATCTTCCTCAAGCAAATGAAAAATTAAGCGCGATCGATTCTGCTGCCAAAATTGCTGCTGAATCCTGTCGATTTTTTGGCACTCGCAATTGGATGGAATCTAACGGTAATTCAGATTAATTATTGTTTGGCTTTTCGTAAAGATTGAATTGTTGTTATGGTATGATCAACAGCGCGATCGATGTCTTCTGCTGTGGTAAATCGTCCCATCCCAAAGCGAATGGAAGCATTAGCAAGGGTTTTACTTCGACCGAGGGCGGTGATAACATGAGAAGGTGCAACGGATTGAGAGGAACAAGCCGAACCAGAAGAAACCGCAATCACTGGCTGTAATCCTAAAATTAATGCGGTTCCATCCACACCAGCCACACTGATATTTAAGTTGTTAGGAAGGCGTTGGGCGCGATCACCATTGAGATAAACTCCTTCTAATTGTAATAACTTTTCCATCGCTCGATCGCGCAGTTTTTCCAGTCTTTCCCCTTCCGTCTCCATTTCTGCTAATCCCAATGCTACCGCTTTCCCAAAGCCAACAATTTGGGGAGGATACAGAGTTCCCGAACGCAATTCTCTCTCTTGTCCACCACCCTGTATTTGTGATTTTAGATAGACTTTAGGGTTGCGACGACGCACATATAACGCCCCAATTCCTTTCGGACCATACAATTTATGAGCAGTTAATGACATTAAATTAATGTTCATCGCTTCCACATCGAGGGGAATTTTTCCGATCGCTTGTGCTGCGTCAGTATGAAATAAAACCCCTTTTTCTCGACATAAAGCACCGATTTCTTTTAACGGTTGTAAGACACCAATTTCATTATTCGCCGCCATTACCGACACTAAAATTGTATCAGAACGAATGCTTTTTTCTAAGATATCTAAATCAATTAATCCGTCTTCTCCTACCGTGAGAAAAGTAATTTCAAAACCTAAACTCTCTAAATATTTACAAGGATCAATAACCGCACGATGTTCTGTGGCAACTGTAATGATATGCTGTCCTTGAGAGAAGTAAGCCTCAGCGACTCCTTTAATTGCTAAGTTGTTGGCTTCAGTTGCGCCACTGGTAAAAACAATTTCCTCTGGTGAAGCATTAATCGCTTCTGCAATGATTTCTCTGGCTTGTTTCACTCCTGCTTCTGCTTCCCAACCATAGGCATGAGAAACACTGGACGGATTGCCAAAATGTTCTGTAAAATAAGGCATCATGGCATCTAAAACACGAGGATCAACGGGTGTGGTGGCGTGACAATCAAGATAAATTGGGCGTTGCATTTTTGTTTCTATTTTAAGAGCGCGATCGAGTGTTATTGACCAATTTTAGCCCCCCAAACCCCAGGGCTGTTTCATTATGAATGAAATCAAGGGAGGTAGGGAGATGGGGGAGACAAGGGAGACAAGGGAGATGGGGGAGATTTCAGGACTCTTTTTTCTTATGAATTAGTCAAAAAGTAAGAAAAAGGCTTCGATCGAACGTACCGTAAGAGGTTCAGGCGATCGAGCGAAGCTCGGTGAGCCTTCGGCTCAATCGATGCTTCGCATCGGTGCGCGGAGCGCAATCGCCTTCAATTTTGACCCCGAGAATGAAACAGCCCTGCCCCAAACCCCAAGTCAAAGCGTAGGTTGGGTGGAGGTGACGAAACCCAACAACAACCCAGTCAAAGCGTAGATTGGGTGGAGGTAACGAAACCCAAGTCAAAGCGTAGGTTGGGTGGAGGTAACGAAACCCAACAACAACCCAGTCAAAGCGTAGATTGGGTGGAGGTAACGAAACCCAAGTCAAAGCGTAGGTTGGGTGAAGGTGACGAAACCCAAGTCAAAGCGTAGGTTGGGTGGAGGTAACGAAACCCAAGTCAAAGCGTAGGTAGGATTTTAATGATAATTAATAAGTTTTCTTCAAAAAGTAGTTAAGGTTTTACGGTGGTTTATTTTTGGATTAACGTTTTTTTCCTAGCTAAAACTTTTCAGCAACATTGGCGGGAAGTAGCGCCGATCGAGCTTAATCAATCACAATTAATTTCTGGGGCGATCGCGCCTTTTTTAACGTTAATTGGTTTTGTTGGTTTACGGGGGAGTGGGTTTCTGGTGACAATTGCTGTGTTTCAACCCTTGAGTGTTAGTGAGATTCCCTTGTTGCTTGGGGTGTTTAGTTTAGCTTGGTTTTTAGGCTTAGTTGTTCCTTCGCCAGGGGGAATTGGTGTTTTTGAAAGCACCGCGATCGCGCTTTTAAGTCCTAGTTTTCCCGTTGCAATTCTTCTCAGCAGTTTAGCCTTATTTCGTCTGATTAGTATTAGCGCCGAAGCGATCGCCGCTGGGCTATCTTGGGGGATCAAATTGGTAATTAATCATTAAACTTTAGCACTTTTCAAGCCCTTTAGTTCGGAAAACACTGATCGATCGCTATCATATTAATTTTTATGACAATTTTCCTTTACCGCAACACAACTCCCTTACCGTGGTAGGGTTGGAAAAAGTTCTGATTCCCTGTAATTGCTAAATTTATCATGTTTATTTCCCCTGATTATCTCCTCCCAAATTGGCAAAACGCCTTAACCGAACTCGCCAGCAGTGGACGTTTACTCACCGCCGCCCAAGAGGCTCTACAATTAGAAACGATTCCAGACTCCCTATTTGACCAACGAGGCAGCGATCGCGTGGTTAATGGTACGGTTGACCTGGGTGCAGTAGAAGTTCAAGATGAAGATCCTGGCAATGAACTTCCAATCACGAATGAACCCAGTGCAGATGAGCAGTATTTACTGGAACTAATCAATCGGATGCGAATCAATCCCAGTGAGGAGCTAGATTTATTGCTGAACGCAGGTAATCCTAATGTTGATAATGCCATCAGCTTTTTTGAAGTAGATATTGAGGAGTTACAAAGTCAGTGGAGTTCCCTAACCTCTGTTGCTCCCCTTGCTTGGTCAGAAGTTCTCAAAGAAGCTGCCATTGGTAATAATGACTATCAAGTTAGTATTGATGGTACAGGACACGCTCCTAACTTAGGACAACGTTTTACAGATGCGGGATATAATTTTTCTCGAGCGGGAGAGAATGCCTTTGCTCAAGCCGATTCAGCATTTCAAGCTCACGCTGCCTTTGCAATAGACTGGGGATTTACACCCACTGGGATTCAAGATCCCCCTGGTCACCGCAATAGTATTATGAGTGACAGCTTTCGAGAAGTTGGCTTGGAAGTGAGAGAAGAAGATAATCCAGAGACTGCTGTTGGAACAGTGATTGTCAGCCAAGAATTTGGGAATCGCTCCGATTTTGGTAGTCCTCGATTATTGGGAGTGGTTTACAACGACGGCGCGATCGCGGATGATGATTTTTACACACCAGGAGAAGGCATCAGTGATGTTGTCATTACTGTAGCTGATCAGACTGACTCCAGCAACATCTTTACTACAACCACTCGGGAAGAAGGAGGCTATCAGATTGAGTTACCCAGTGGCAGTTATGAAGTGACATTCAATGGTGACTTTAATGGGGATGGTGAAGAGGACACCTACAATGATGTTGTCATCATAGAAGCAGAGAACGTTAAGTTGGATGTTGATAATGATGTCCAAGGTGATGAAAATCAACCGCCAACCATTACTCCAGAATTCTTTGGCATCAATGCTGACAGTCCAGTGGGAACAGTTATCGGAGAAGTGACGGCAACTGATCCCGATGAAGACGAGTTGACGTTTGAGATTACCGAAGGTAATGAAGACCTAGATGGTGATGGAGAAGTTGCTTTTACCATCGATGAAAATGGAGAAATTACCGTCAACGATACCGACGATCTTGATTTTGAAAGCCAGAACAGTTTCATGTTTGGTGTCACAGTAACCGATGAAGAAGGACTGACTGTTACAGAAATGATTACTGTGAATTTGGAAACAGAACCAGAAGACCCATCTGTTCTTAGTGCTGTCGATGATTTGGTCTTCGGAACTTCTAATAACGACACCCTCAATGCGGCTGATCAAAATAATCTTTACACAGGGAATAACCAAATCACCTTCACTGGCGCTGGGGAAGACCTTGTTGATGGTTCGATCGGGGGAGATGGTTCTAACCGTAATTATGGTGGCAGCAATGCTGATGAATTATTTGCAGGGAACAACGATCGTCTTTTTGGAGAAGGCGGTAACGACACCCTAGATGCTTCTCAAGGAACGGGTAATAACCGACTTTATGGAGGCGACGACAATGATGATCTCATTGCAGGAAATAATGATTTACTAACAGGTGGGAATGGAGACGATCGTCTTCTCGTGCGACAAGGCGGAAACAATCTTCTGATTGGCAATAGCGGCGCTGATCAATTCTGGATTGCTACTGATGAAATTCCCAACTCTCCTAACACCATTACCGATTTTACATCAGGAGAAGACGCGATCGGTTTTGGTGGTTTCCCAGACCTTTCTTTTAATGATCTCATTGTGAATCAAAATGGAGAAAACACAATCATTGGTTTAGAGGCTAACAATCCGATCGCTGAATTACAAGGGGTACAAGCCAATACCTTAACCGAAAATGACTTTGTTTTTGCAGCACAGTCTCCCCAGTAGGTTGGGTGGAGAGTAGCGAAACCCAACACCAATATTTGTTATTTGTTATTTGTTATTTGTTCACTGGTCACTGGTCACTGGTCACTGGTCACTGATCACTGGTCACTGGTCACTGGTCACTGATCACTGGTCACTGGTCACTGGTCACCGGTCACTGGTCACCGGTCACTGGTCACTGTAAAAGATCGCATCTAAATCTAAATACCAATTCTCAATCACCTGCTTAGAAATATGCTTCCCTCTCGTCTCAATCAGCATTTTTGCCATCTCCTTGCTGTAGCATTCAGAATCATCCCCGACCGTTTCCTAGATGGTTCAGGCGACTGCATAAACCTCCTGTTCCATGCGAGTCAGCCGTAAGCGTTCAATCGTCATTCCCAACAATTCTGCTGCTTTCGACTCCGATATCTTCTCTTGTTCTAGTGCTTGCCAAACTAAGCTAGAATATCGCTGATTAAGGGAAAAATCCTCGGCTTGCAGTTTTGGTTCCAGTTCAATGTCTAAAGCCCTT
This window contains:
- a CDS encoding methylenetetrahydrofolate reductase, coding for MMSRFRQAVEAQEFLVTAEVTPPKGGNPDRMLQVAQSLKGRVHAVNITDGSRAVLRMSSLAASVVLLRNDIEPVCQVACRDRNLIGIQSDLMGAQALGIRNILALTGDPVKAGDHPKAKAVFNLESVRLLKLIQKLNEGTDFNDKPLTDGALDLFAGAAVDPQSDSWSGLQRRFEQKVKAGAQFFQSQMLTDFDRLEKFMDEVASPAKKPILAGIFLFKSAKNARFIQKYVPGVHIPEEIIERLDRASDPLQEGIKIAAEQVQTARQLCQGVHMMAVKKEEAIPSILDLAGVKPVEGVKLPTAATR
- a CDS encoding phospholipase D-like domain-containing protein; translated protein: MLTRLVLVLVSSSLFLTLSSCNRNNSPEIIRPQPLPQDELIKVYFNQNQAEGANYTDPYRNIDRSGDNLEQIIINNIEDAQDTIEIAVQEFRLPKIAQSLAKKQQNGVNIRVIIENDYRRPFSDYSPEEIKQSTGREKNSLQAGFNFIDLNRDGIISQEESKKRDALIILENAGIPILDDTADGTKGSGLMHHKFMIVDGKISLVASNNFTLSGIHGDLEAPNTRGNANNLVTIRNSELASIFQEEFDLMWGDGVGKKPDSVFGVKKGNRMFPPILVGESAVSVHFSPLSKTQSWQDSSNGFIGEKLAKAETSVNFALFVFSEQKIADILAKGYEREVNIKGLIEPSFAYRYYSEGLDMLGVALARNCKFEKNNNPWEAAISTVGIPQLPEGDLLHHKFAVVDEKVVITGSHNWSASANYQNDETVLVIENPTVAAHYQREFERLYDRSVLGIPQWLQERVKEQEKECS
- a CDS encoding tetratricopeptide repeat protein, coding for MEVDMRKLIPFIFGVSVLITPQFSAIGGEAKNQTFTANNEQINTQLLSRGAHYRAWELRGNEALEAGNYDRAIALYDRAIAVDTDQPSAWERRGDALVKKEEYQAAIEAYNEAMNLSTKTETQLETKIEATREKLGDQLSS
- a CDS encoding PhzF family phenazine biosynthesis protein; this encodes MNYPFYIVDVFAVAKYTGNQLAVFPQADQISDQQMQEFAKEINFSETTFITTSSPTENEYDVRIFTPNQELPFAGHPTLGTAYIIREYLMSKQEKENQAEITLNLKVGKIPVRLETTEQGEEVLWMQQNQPEFGQSISPETIATVLGISEKDINPNFPIQEVSTGIYFLIVPINRLEVLKQIKVNLEQYYQLIFSLKAKSILVFCPETYSPENDLCVRVFADYLAIPEDPATGSANGCLAAYLFNNNVFPIQGNRLEVKVEQGYEINRPSLLFLQASEDKIKVGGQVKTIAQGNFI
- a CDS encoding DUF3288 family protein; amino-acid sequence: MTEIPEQKHPREKEDHAIIEQMFQEDITDYNLAELARLRIRYKSFPGAKSLQRDLDDLLAKWDLTEELLFEKTRKNHQQRKVYRPADTEEENWL
- a CDS encoding cysteine desulfurase family protein; amino-acid sequence: MQRPIYLDCHATTPVDPRVLDAMMPYFTEHFGNPSSVSHAYGWEAEAGVKQAREIIAEAINASPEEIVFTSGATEANNLAIKGVAEAYFSQGQHIITVATEHRAVIDPCKYLESLGFEITFLTVGEDGLIDLDILEKSIRSDTILVSVMAANNEIGVLQPLKEIGALCREKGVLFHTDAAQAIGKIPLDVEAMNINLMSLTAHKLYGPKGIGALYVRRRNPKVYLKSQIQGGGQERELRSGTLYPPQIVGFGKAVALGLAEMETEGERLEKLRDRAMEKLLQLEGVYLNGDRAQRLPNNLNISVAGVDGTALILGLQPVIAVSSGSACSSQSVAPSHVITALGRSKTLANASIRFGMGRFTTAEDIDRAVDHTITTIQSLRKAKQ
- a CDS encoding cadherin domain-containing protein — its product is MFISPDYLLPNWQNALTELASSGRLLTAAQEALQLETIPDSLFDQRGSDRVVNGTVDLGAVEVQDEDPGNELPITNEPSADEQYLLELINRMRINPSEELDLLLNAGNPNVDNAISFFEVDIEELQSQWSSLTSVAPLAWSEVLKEAAIGNNDYQVSIDGTGHAPNLGQRFTDAGYNFSRAGENAFAQADSAFQAHAAFAIDWGFTPTGIQDPPGHRNSIMSDSFREVGLEVREEDNPETAVGTVIVSQEFGNRSDFGSPRLLGVVYNDGAIADDDFYTPGEGISDVVITVADQTDSSNIFTTTTREEGGYQIELPSGSYEVTFNGDFNGDGEEDTYNDVVIIEAENVKLDVDNDVQGDENQPPTITPEFFGINADSPVGTVIGEVTATDPDEDELTFEITEGNEDLDGDGEVAFTIDENGEITVNDTDDLDFESQNSFMFGVTVTDEEGLTVTEMITVNLETEPEDPSVLSAVDDLVFGTSNNDTLNAADQNNLYTGNNQITFTGAGEDLVDGSIGGDGSNRNYGGSNADELFAGNNDRLFGEGGNDTLDASQGTGNNRLYGGDDNDDLIAGNNDLLTGGNGDDRLLVRQGGNNLLIGNSGADQFWIATDEIPNSPNTITDFTSGEDAIGFGGFPDLSFNDLIVNQNGENTIIGLEANNPIAELQGVQANTLTENDFVFAAQSPQ